The DNA region cagccgccggccgccgtgcgGCTTCGGCGAAACTGTCCGGAGCCGCAGCCGCTTCATCTGACCCGCCGTACGCGCCACACGGACCCACGAGGGTTTGACGTGAGCTCGCGCGTCGGACGGATAAGCGAAGCGCGGAAGGGTAGCCATGGTCGTTTGGCGTCGTCAGACTGTAAGCTTGCTGCTTCGCTGCAAATTTAGTATGGAGTATAGATCAGACCACTTGGATTAGTCAAGTCCTCGAGTTCACACTGAATCTAGTGAGCATTTATGTTACTAATTAAAATACGGTACATGACTACATGTTACTAATCCCGATCGACCGATCAAACTCCCTCTGACCACACGAACATATCACGCATGACATCATCATCACATCTGAGGACTAAATCCTGCGTCGATGCAACAGATATTCAAAGAAAATAAAAGAGGCAAAAAAAAACTTGGGAAGTTTGTCATTTTCGTTGAACTTGTACAAAATGAGTTTGCATCCTAACTTTTGCCGCTCAGTACATCTATAATTTTTGCTATGGACGCATCCTTTCATTTTACTTTCACTtaatatttttttcaaaaaagttTACAATGGATAAGTAACCGAGGTACAAATTAAAGACGAAACCAGGGAGACTACAACAAAGCCAACTCAAGGACCGGTAACCAAGCGAGGCATATATATCACACTGCTACTTTATTATTCCGCAACATTATTCCATCACCATTCACGCATTTCTTCCGAGATGCTACGGTATTGTTTCTCGGACACCAAGAAACACGAACTTGTGGGTCGGGCTCTCCTGGTCCAGGCGGTAGCTGTTGCTACGCCTGATGCGCCACCGTGCAGTTGGACGTGGTGCCACTGCTCAGGAGGTGGAGCACGCAGTTCTTGCCGTTCCTGGGCGCGCACTCGCAGGCGCACCCCTCCAGCTGCTTCCCCGGGTAGTTGTCGCAGGTGATGTAGCCGCCCTGGAAGCACTGCACCCCGCacgccttcgccgccgccgccgcagtccCGCCGAACACGGCGAGCCCTGCACGCACGACCGCATCAATCAGAGGGCAACACGATCGTACATGCTCGAGATCGAACCCGTCTCAAGAGGCATGACACAGGAGGTCGATGCCGGCTGAGACTTaccggagaggaggaggaggaaggtgaCGGAGAGCTTCATGGAGGCCATCTTCGGTTCGCTTTGCTCGCGGCGTGTCCGGCCCCAGCACCCTGCAGATCGACGGGTTTGTATTTGTATAGGGGAAGCTAGAGCAAATGTGATCGCAAAGCGACCGGAGGCTACATTAAAATAGCATATCCTGCAGATCGACGGTTCCGCTGCAAACACATGGATCGTATATTCACAGTAGATATCGAGAGAAAGATACGCTGTTGGAAGCATTGACTTCTTTCCATGATTAGTTTCTAAAGAtgctattttttaaaaaagaggAGGTTCTGGATTAATGTTATTCCTTGTTCTCTGAACTTAAGCTTTTTAGGTAAACTAGCAGGTAAAACCAGGAAATTAAGCTGAAAAATTAAGAGCCGAGTTAGATCATGAAGGGGACATTATGATCATGATTCGTTATCATTGTAGACATAGGCGGTAGCTTTACCCGTTGCCTTTGTGTCTAAAATATATGAGGTTCTATCTGTGTTGGTAGCAATCCAATCTAGGGGTGTGCGAGGTACCAGATGTTGGATTTGGAGGATTTTTCTAGCTGGGCTATTCTCCACcatagtccctttcttctctttATTGCTACACTTTGCATAATAGTCCTTATACTTTCACTAATTACAACAATACACCAACATCACATAAGTGAACGTTTACTTGCCGGTGCTGGTGTAGATGTAGAATTTCACAAGTTACTCTGGTGAGTTTTTACATGTTCACATCTTGCCCCCGTCCGTGGCCATCTGACGAGCATGACATCGCACCTGATCCCGCAGTGCAGAGAAGCAAGCGATACATTTCCTGACAAACTCAAGCATTACCGAGCAGGTCATGATCCAGTAACCATTGTGCGGCAACATTTTTTGAGAGAAACAGGAGGGGCGCGCCCCTACTGTGCTATATTAAAAAACATGGGAACAAAGTTCAAAAAATACAGCCAGGGGAAggaaaaggaaggaaggaaaaaagTTCAACAAGGAAATAAAAAGAGAACCGGAGGAAAGAAAAACTAAATGGATTCCAACCAAGTTTGCATTGCCGCAACACAGCTTGGTTTGGCTCGGTGAAGTAACAGCGTGAACTCTGACTTGAATTTCCTTTTGCAGCTATCCACAGTTGGGTCCAGATTGTTAAAGATCCAATCGTTTCGTGATGTCCAGATACTCCAAGACGTACATGAGTATAATGATCTCCATAAAAAAGGAGACCCCTAGGTGCAACTTAATTGTGCGGCAACATTACTCTGTTCAACTCACAGTCTCTCAAACATCAAACCCACGGTCACACCGGACATGATGAAATTGCTTTATGTTACTGTATCACCCCTCCATGCCAGGATTTCCCCGGCGttggtcgccggcggcaagCCATGAAGTCACACGCACGAACACAAGTGGAACACGTACGATGGATCTTGTGCTGCAATGAAGCTGCAGCGTTTTCGGGTTTGCAGTTTGCTTCCTCCTTTTATTCACCGACGCTTGCACAAACGAGAAACGCTAGTGTGGGCGATCTATCCCCACGACCCGCGCGACGTGCAGCCGCCCGTGTGGCGCGCACAGGAGGACACGAAACGAGCAAAACGACCTGACTATGATTTGTACAAGGTTTGGTTAGCACTCCATGGGCCATGGCTGATGTCTCCTACTGCGCCGGGCAGTTGAACGTCCTGCCGGTGGTCAGGAAGTGGAGCCTGCAGTTCTTGCCATCCTTGGGCGCGCACTGGCAGTCGCACCCCCCGATCTGCTTCGACGGGTAGTTGTCGCAGGTGAGGTAGGCCGCCTGGACGCACCGCGCCGGGCACGCCGCCCCCGTGCCGCCGATCTCGCCCAGCCCGACGAGCCCTGCATGTCACCAGCGGTCAATCACGGGCGGCAGCACCAAGGTTGGCCGAGCAAGAACCGAGAACCTTATGGTCCGTTCTGTGCTTGATAGACCGGGGTAGCTAGCTAGCACATGCCAGCAGCTAGCAGCTTACcggagaggaggaggatgaaGGTGAAGGAGAGCTTCATGGAGGCCATGATCTCCCACTGATCTCTTTCTTCTTCGCAGCTTGCGTCTGCGCTCGTGTTTGGGTTGCAGGGCCTGAGGGCCGATGGGTTTATATAGGGGGAAAATATGAGCTGGTGAGCACCGGCGCCGCGCACACGCATGCATCTTATCGGAATGTCATGTGTGTGGCTCGCGGTGCTATCTCCTACGGCTGTACTCGCTCGTCGTGCCGTGGCATCGATCTCTCCTGAAGCGTCGTATAGCAGTTGCAAGTCAAAAGTCAGGGAACACGGCCGCTGATCGGACTCGATTAAAATGTCAGGGATTCAGAGAAAATGCATGCCTCGTCAGATtatcaggagcaactcatactTGCTTATTTGAAACATTATCCAGGTTTTCAGGTCATGGGGTACCCTGTCAGCTCAATTTCAGTACTGAAGAGCAGATTGCAACATTCCAGATCATTTCAGTGAAAATGCCAAGGACAGTGAAAGCTGATAGCAAGCAAGCTGATAGCTCCTCTTGCTCTTTATTATTGCAAGAACACCATCCACCATTTCAGAAACGTAAGTGCAAACACACGAGACTGGCTGGAGGAGAAGGCGTCAATTTCAGCCCCGCGGCGTCGAGCCGCCGGCGAGGTGGACGACGCAGCCCGCGCAGCCCGGCGGCGCGCACTGGCCGCAGGCGCACCCGGTGAAGTTCTGCCCGGGAATGTTGGCGCACGTGATATACGTCCCCTGCGCGCGCATGAGAGTGCAGACGGCTTCGCTGGACTCAACTGCCATCCCAAGTATCAGAAGCCCTGGTTTGCATGGCACAAAATTCTCTGATCAGTACAAACAATTTAGGAGGATTCTAGCAGCCAAGCGCGAAGAGAtgaaatgaaaaaaaaactaGAGCAATGAGGAACAGAGTTCATGAAATGGAGCAGAGATATCCACCGAAGAGGAGGACGGCGGCTGCGAGGGAGAAGTTGATTGAGGCCATGCTGGCTGAAGGCTCTTGTTCACTACTAGTACACTGCGCTCTCTGAACTTCCTCAGATCACAGAGCTTGGGCTTCTTATATAAATGGCAGAGAAGGTGAAACCTTTTCTGAAGGAAATAAGGTGAAACCTTCGCTAGATGTACACTGCATTCTGCCAAATTTTGTGTAAGTTTTGTGGCATTGTTCATCCCAAACTCCAAGAGTTTCTTGGTCTGTGTTGAGCTCACCGTCATGGTCACATGGACAAGATCACGAAGATCACACGGCCTAGAGATACAAGAAAGCAAAAGGCGCTATCTTCTCTGAGCTGCTACAACAGGGAAGAGGATACAGTCGGTAAAGAGACTGGGCGAGCAACAAAGCATTGGGCCATTGCACCAGTCCACAACTTagtaaaggaaaaaaaaggaaagtgtCTAATTTGCTGTCATGAATAATCCAATTTATCCAATTAGTCTTGAACAAAGTTTAGACTCAACGCTAACTATTCCAGTTTGTTCTATACACCCTCTATTGAGATttgtcttttttttcttttcatttcTCCACCTACAAATTGAGTTTTGAGTTCAAATTTTGTTGCATGATCTTTTGGTAAAAACAATTTGTTTGTTGATAGACGATATTCTTTCCTTTGTTATAAAATATGTTAAGAGAGATCGCCGCTGTTTTCCACGAAAGTTAGGAGCATCTAATGCTAAATTAATCATAGGATGGAAAAATGCAAGAAAAAATAATGTTGATGTGGACATTAACACTACTGTAATGAATGATAATTTAGATGCAGATTTAGGATATACTTTAGTTTATTTTTAGTAATGGCATCTGTGGGCAATGTTGATGCAAATTTAGAGGGTTAGTTTAGATTATTTTTTTATAGTGGCACATGCGGGTAATTTAGATGAAAATTTGATGGTTACTTAGGTTATTTTTTTAAC from Panicum hallii strain FIL2 chromosome 9, PHallii_v3.1, whole genome shotgun sequence includes:
- the LOC112877551 gene encoding uncharacterized protein LOC112877551 produces the protein MASMKLSVTFLLLLSGLAVFGGTAAAAAKACGVQCFQGGYITCDNYPGKQLEGCACECAPRNGKNCVLHLLSSGTTSNCTVAHQA
- the LOC112877790 gene encoding uncharacterized protein LOC112877790, with protein sequence MASMKLSFTFILLLSGLVGLGEIGGTGAACPARCVQAAYLTCDNYPSKQIGGCDCQCAPKDGKNCRLHFLTTGRTFNCPAQ